TGGAAAGTGAAAATGGCATGCCGTTATCAAACGATCCACCGGTTGCAAAGCTATGCGCCTGATTGACGATAACACGGCATGTAGGCATATCATGACCAAGCGCGACTGCACGTTCATCATTCGATGAATGCAGACCAATGGAATGCCCCGCACCTTGGTGCGCCAATATAGTTGTTGCAAGTTCACGGGCAGCATTGAAATCACTGACACGGTAAACGGTCGCGACAAGAGAGAGCTTTTCTCCAGATTCAGGAAAATTCGGCCCCACTCCTTCTCCCTCAATCATCAAGAACTTTGCGGTTTGCGGATTACTCACTTCTATGTCCGCCACCGCAATCACCTTATCGATGTCTTGCGCCAGCATATCTCTGTTGAGATGACCGCTACCAAATAAAGCATGTTTGAGTTTACTGTCATTGGCACGATCCAAGAGCCTGCCGCCCTCAGCATCAAGCGCTACCATCAGATCGTCAAATATCGCATCAACAACGACAATCGCATTTTCTGACGAACAAGAAGTGGAGTTATCAAATGTTTTTGAGGCCGTGATTTTTCTGGCAGCCTCATTGAGGTCTGCTGTCTCGTCAACGATGACCATCACATTACCAGCACCAACACCGATGGCCGGTGTGCCAGATGAATAGGCGCGGTGAACATTGTTTTGACTACCAGTCACCACCAACACGTCTACAGTTTCCATAAGACGCTGGGCGCGAATTTTGGATACAGGCGCGGGT
This sequence is a window from Hyphomicrobiales bacterium. Protein-coding genes within it:
- a CDS encoding aldehyde dehydrogenase family protein → MTAQLAQTDLSPDEIIVDELVVRARKAQAAFEKNADQERYDRAALAAAWALMEPGRNEELAAMAVETTGLGNVKDKITKNHRKTLGVLRDIKHSKTCGIISDDAATGITEIARPKGVVGAVVPSTNPVATPTNNVVNSLKCGNAIILSPSPKGVNVCEKLLGYIHAEFDKVGIDRDLVQMIPAPVSKIRAQRLMETVDVLVVTGSQNNVHRAYSSGTPAIGVGAGNVMVIVDETADLNEAARKITASKTFDNSTSCSSENAIVVVDAIFDDLMVALDAEGGRLLDRANDSKLKHALFGSGHLNRDMLAQDIDKVIAVADIEVSNPQTAKFLMIEGEGVGPNFPESGEKLSLVATVYRVSDFNAARELATTILAHQGAGHSIGLHSSNDERAVALGHDMPTCRVIVNQAHSFATGGSFDNGMPFSLSMGCGSWGGNSIDDNFNHQHLMNITKVVRAIPANEPSLDEIFGGYWEEAGK